Within Sorangiineae bacterium MSr11367, the genomic segment TTACCTCGAACGTCGATGGGCGGTGGTTCGATGAGCGCTTCCGTTCTCTACGACGAGCCCGGCCCGCGCGCGCGGGTGCGGCATCGCCTGGTCGGAGTTGCCACCCTCGGGCTCATCGGGGCCTTCGTGGCATTTACGATTTACCGCTTCACGGAGACCGGGCAGTTCGAGCCGCTCAAGTGGAAGCAATTCGAATACGAGGCGATTCAGCTCCAATTGCTCCACGGGTTGCTCGCCACCCTGGAGGCTGCGGGAACCGCGGCGGTGTTGGCGCTCATCTTCGGCGGCGTCTTCGCCAGCGCGCGCATCAGCGATGCGTGGATCTTTCGCGCGCCGGCCACGTTCTTGGTCGAGCTTTTCCGCGCCATTCCGCTGCTCATTCTGATCTTCTTCGGGTACTACGTGCCGCTGCAGTACGGCTGGCACATTAGCAATTTCTGGGCGCTGGTAGCGGGCCTCACCGTGTACAACGGCTCGGTGCTCGCGGAGATCATCCGCGCGGGCATCGCGGCCATCCCGCGCGGGCAGGCCGAGGCGGCGTATGCGCTGGGCATGCAGAAGGGCCAGGTGGTCCGGCTCATTCTGCTGCCGCAGGCGATTCGCGCCATGCTGCCGTCAATCATCGGGCAGCTCGTGGTGCTCTTGAAGGACACGGCGCTGGGGTTCATCATCACCTACCCCGAGCTTCTCTACGTCGGCAAACAGATGGGCAGCCGCCTGGCCTTCGACCTTCCCTACGTGCCGACGTACCTGGTCGTCGCCGCGATTTACATCGGCATGTGCGCGATCATGTCGGCGTTTGCGAATTGGCTCGCAAAACGCGGGGACGGAAAGCGATCGCCAGCCCCAACGCCTCGTCGGTAATCTTCACTTTGCCGCCCGCCACCGCGAGCTCGAAGGCGTCGAGGCCTTCGAGCACCGGCGGGAGCTTGAACGCGTGGGACAGCGTCTTCGTGAAGTCCCACACGAGGCTCTCCTTGGCCAGCGCCTCGTTGATCTTCACGGTGATGTGCGCATCGATCATCGGAGGCAGCCCCGCGAGATCGGCATGCTCGACATGCAGCCCGAAGGTGAGCGCATCGCGGCCGTCGATGCGCTCCACGGCGGGCTTCAAAATCACGGTGAGCGATTTGATGGTCACCGGAACGCGAATCCGAAATACGGGCCAGCGCACACTCGCTTTGCAGACGAGCCGCAAACCCACGTCGGGAACGAGCGTCACCTCGCTGGGATCGTGAAGCACGAGAAACCGACCTTCGGCATCGTCCTTTTCATCGTCGTTCACGTCGAGCCGTATCTTCAGCGGTACGAGCTGCTCGATCACTGCCACCAAGTCTTCGCGTGAGAGAATCGCTTCGAGCCACATGATGGGAACGCTAACGCATATTCAGAAACGGGACACATGCGAAATGGGACACATGCATTGGGCGGTTGAGTCGTGTTTTGGCGTATTCACTCGGGTCTTACGGCCCTCGTAGGCCTCATCTGCTATCGATTTCTCAGTTGGCGCTCGGTTCACCATGGACGTCGTGCGGCTTCGTTTCTACGTTGCGGCGCCATGGCACTCGTCAATCATCGATTCCAACTTACTTCCCGCCCGGTCGGCCTGGTCAAGCGCAGTGATTTCACGTACAGCGAGGCGCCCGTCGCCGATCCGGCCGAGGGTGAGGTCACCGTCAAAGTGCGTTACCTCTCGCTCGATCCGGCGATGCGCGGCTGGATGAACGAAGGGAAGTCGTACGTTCCCCCCGTCGGCCTCGGCGAGACCATGCGCGCACTCGGCATTGGCGAGGTGATCGCGTCCAAAGACGCGAAGTTCCAAGTTGGCGATTTCGTCACCGGCCTCTTTGGCGTGCAAGAGTATGCGACGCTTCCCGTGAAAGGCCTGCAGAAGGTCGACCCGAAGGCGGCCCACCTTCCCGTGTACCTGAGTGTCCTCGGCATGACCGGGTTGACCGCGTATTTCGGCCTCCTCGACGTGGGGCAGGCCAAGGCGGGCGACACCGTGGTGGTCTCCGGCGCCGCCGGGGCCACGGGCATGGTCGTGGGGCAGATCGCCAAGATCAAAGGATGCCGCGCGGTCGGAATCGCGGGCGGCGCCGAGAAATGCGATTACCTCGTCAAAGAGCTCGGGTTCGATGCGGCCATCGACTACAAGAATCAAGACGTCAAAGCGGGATTGAAGGTCCACGCGCCCGACGGCATCAACGTCTATTTCGACAACGTGGGCGGCGATATTCTGGACGCCGCGCTTTCAAGACTTGCGCGCAACGCCCGCGTGGTCGTCTGCGGCGCCATTTCTCAATACAACTCTTCGGAAGGCATGAAGGGTCCGGCGAACTATCTCTCGCTGTTGGTCAATCGGGCGAGGATGGAAGGCTTCGTGGTCTTCGACTATGCCGCCCGCTATGGCGAGGCCGGGCGCGAGCTCGCCGGCTGGGTGGCCGCCGGCAAGCTGAAGTCGCGCGAGCAAATCGTCAAAGGATTGGATACGTTCCCGGAGTCCTTGCTCAAATTGTTCCGGGGCGAGAACACGGGGAAGCTGGTTCTCGAGGTCTAACCTCGTCCCATCGTCATTTCTTGTGGAAGGCGATCCACTCGGCGAACGATTGCAGATACTGCGTCAGCGCCTTGCGGGTCGCCTCGTCGGTCAGGTTGCCAGCGGCGTCGAACTTGTCTGCCCCGCGGCGGACGAAGATTTCGGGCTTGTTCAGCGTCTGCAGGTTCAAGAACACGGCAACCTGGCGCCAGTGGTACTGCGAGCGCATCGTGCCGCCGTCACCACCGCTTGCGCCGATGAGGCCCAGCGGCTTGCCGTGGAACGGCTGCTCCGGCGGGCGTGACGCCCAATCGATGGCGTTCTTGAGGCCGCCGGGAATCGAGTAATTGTACTCCGGGGTGGCAATGAGGAGCGCATCGGCCG encodes:
- a CDS encoding NAD(P)H-dependent oxidoreductase; amino-acid sequence: MSSTFRVLGIAGSLRKQSFNRALLRTAIELAPSSLTFETAEWGDIPLYDADVEAAGRPESVLRLRAQIAAADALLIATPEYNYSIPGGLKNAIDWASRPPEQPFHGKPLGLIGASGGDGGTMRSQYHWRQVAVFLNLQTLNKPEIFVRRGADKFDAAGNLTDEATRKALTQYLQSFAEWIAFHKK
- a CDS encoding NADP-dependent oxidoreductase — its product is MALVNHRFQLTSRPVGLVKRSDFTYSEAPVADPAEGEVTVKVRYLSLDPAMRGWMNEGKSYVPPVGLGETMRALGIGEVIASKDAKFQVGDFVTGLFGVQEYATLPVKGLQKVDPKAAHLPVYLSVLGMTGLTAYFGLLDVGQAKAGDTVVVSGAAGATGMVVGQIAKIKGCRAVGIAGGAEKCDYLVKELGFDAAIDYKNQDVKAGLKVHAPDGINVYFDNVGGDILDAALSRLARNARVVVCGAISQYNSSEGMKGPANYLSLLVNRARMEGFVVFDYAARYGEAGRELAGWVAAGKLKSREQIVKGLDTFPESLLKLFRGENTGKLVLEV
- a CDS encoding amino acid ABC transporter permease, which produces MSASVLYDEPGPRARVRHRLVGVATLGLIGAFVAFTIYRFTETGQFEPLKWKQFEYEAIQLQLLHGLLATLEAAGTAAVLALIFGGVFASARISDAWIFRAPATFLVELFRAIPLLILIFFGYYVPLQYGWHISNFWALVAGLTVYNGSVLAEIIRAGIAAIPRGQAEAAYALGMQKGQVVRLILLPQAIRAMLPSIIGQLVVLLKDTALGFIITYPELLYVGKQMGSRLAFDLPYVPTYLVVAAIYIGMCAIMSAFANWLAKRGDGKRSPAPTPRR